A part of Limihaloglobus sulfuriphilus genomic DNA contains:
- the menA gene encoding 1,4-dihydroxy-2-naphthoate octaprenyltransferase: MQNAAIKHWIMAIRPKTLFASISPVLLAGAFAGKTDPMSILLFISCMSVAVLLQSAANLANDYYDWQYGTDRSDRLGPARVTAGSLIKAHHIKTAFLLLIAASAVPGLFIVFSTDRRLIILGAVCMVLAVAYTSKPLKLAYRGFGETAAFIFFGIVPCSATYYVLTGGADIPNLLGGIMCGLFAAAIMAVNNLRDIHTDKLSGKTTIAGLLGEKKARIFTIALITIAILSPAAIAAASGKPLIVLAVIMLIPNIKSFKRLLTEPISKNFNLSLAATAKTEFLSTAATSILWLI; the protein is encoded by the coding sequence ATGCAAAACGCCGCGATCAAACACTGGATAATGGCGATACGGCCAAAGACGCTTTTCGCTTCGATATCGCCGGTGCTTCTGGCGGGCGCGTTCGCCGGCAAAACAGACCCGATGTCAATCCTGCTGTTTATCTCGTGCATGAGTGTCGCCGTACTGCTCCAGTCAGCGGCAAACCTGGCAAACGACTACTATGACTGGCAATACGGCACCGACCGCAGCGACCGGCTTGGCCCGGCGCGTGTAACAGCGGGCAGCCTGATAAAAGCTCATCACATTAAAACGGCTTTTCTGCTGCTGATAGCCGCAAGCGCTGTCCCTGGGCTGTTCATCGTGTTCAGCACGGACCGGCGGCTGATAATACTCGGTGCGGTCTGCATGGTTCTGGCGGTGGCATACACCTCAAAACCGCTAAAACTCGCGTACCGGGGATTCGGTGAGACCGCGGCGTTCATCTTCTTCGGCATCGTACCCTGTTCAGCAACATATTATGTGCTCACCGGCGGCGCAGATATCCCAAACCTGCTGGGAGGCATAATGTGCGGGCTCTTCGCCGCCGCGATAATGGCGGTCAACAACCTTCGCGATATTCACACCGACAAGCTCTCCGGCAAAACCACCATCGCCGGCCTGCTCGGCGAGAAAAAAGCCAGAATATTCACCATAGCACTGATTACCATAGCGATTCTCTCGCCCGCGGCAATTGCCGCCGCGAGCGGTAAACCGCTTATTGTATTGGCAGTTATAATGCTGATTCCAAACATAAAATCATTTAAGAGGCTGCTGACAGAACCCATATCCAAAAATTTCAATCTTTCTCTGGCGGCAACTGCCAAAACCGAATTCCTTTCAACTGCCGCAACAAGTATCCTATGGCTGATATGA
- the hydE gene encoding [FeFe] hydrogenase H-cluster radical SAM maturase HydE — protein MNNSLSKKLQQIYEGNFYAADIAGILSIERQDQIRQIFDFADNIRKQTLGDAILLRGIIEISSYCRNSCRYCGLNKNNKSLTRYRMKTEEILEAADMIYRSGIRTVVIQSGEDEDFTAVWIADIIKQIKERFAGMAVTLSLGEWPDEYYRIWREAGADRYLLKIETTDRRLYERMHPDMSYDNRIRCLDTLKRLDYQTGSGCLVGLKGQTVESLASDVMFFREFGFDMLGIGLFIPHGQTELSSSRQGSLEMTLKVQAMARILLPAAHMPATTATGSISKTDNRIDALQAGANVIMPNFTPMPYRQMYEIYPHKRCVNENPTTDFSELAQSVEKIGRHLAFTRGDALRLQ, from the coding sequence ATGAATAACTCACTTTCTAAAAAACTGCAACAAATTTACGAGGGAAATTTCTACGCCGCCGACATTGCCGGCATACTAAGCATTGAGCGGCAGGATCAAATACGCCAGATTTTCGATTTCGCGGATAATATCAGGAAACAGACGCTTGGCGATGCCATCCTGCTGCGGGGAATTATTGAAATATCAAGCTACTGCCGCAACAGCTGCCGCTACTGCGGGCTCAACAAAAACAATAAGTCTCTGACACGCTACCGCATGAAAACAGAGGAGATCCTCGAAGCTGCGGACATGATCTACCGCTCAGGAATACGAACAGTGGTAATACAGTCCGGCGAAGATGAAGACTTTACCGCAGTATGGATAGCCGACATCATAAAACAGATAAAAGAGCGTTTTGCCGGCATGGCCGTCACGCTATCGCTTGGCGAGTGGCCGGACGAATACTATCGGATATGGCGCGAAGCCGGCGCGGACAGATACCTTTTGAAGATAGAAACAACCGACCGCCGGCTGTACGAAAGAATGCACCCTGACATGAGCTATGACAACCGAATCAGGTGCCTCGACACGCTTAAGCGACTGGACTACCAGACCGGCAGCGGCTGCCTTGTCGGCCTCAAAGGCCAGACTGTTGAAAGTCTGGCATCGGATGTGATGTTTTTCAGGGAGTTTGGATTCGATATGCTGGGGATAGGCCTATTTATACCACACGGCCAGACCGAGCTCTCCTCCAGCCGCCAGGGCAGCCTCGAGATGACGCTGAAGGTACAGGCAATGGCGAGGATTCTCCTGCCCGCGGCACATATGCCCGCAACCACCGCAACCGGCAGCATATCCAAAACGGACAACCGCATAGACGCACTGCAGGCTGGCGCAAACGTCATTATGCCCAATTTTACACCAATGCCCTACCGGCAGATGTACGAAATATACCCGCACAAACGCTGCGTGAACGAAAATCCCACAACCGATTTTTCAGAGCTGGCACAATCTGTAGAAAAAATCGGCAGACACCTCGCCTTCACCCGCGGCGATGCACTGCGATTGCAATAA
- the mgtE gene encoding magnesium transporter — MEQKEIKSLITTIEQHLEDGNYSVIKETLEDLHIGDIAEIVEYVSKEDRVAIFSVLDVDEASEVFEKVNEATRNTLFEELDEHIIVDIIRELPADDAVDVLSELPKEKARQYIRKLIRIEPALTAKIRYLMRYEEDTAGGIMDPVFVAVKADATILEAIEEIRSQEIDEDFFAVYVVDNDGKYLGDVRIRKLFTAPPQTKIKDLIEEDRIYVTVTDDQEHVSNTFSRYDLITVPVVDQENRLVGRITADIILEVAKEEADEDIYAMAGTDPDELENTSVFNAARIRMTWLAPCLLGTAVTATVIFAFKDKLFVGNFSYVFGIAMAFVPMIAAISGNAGLQTSAIIVCGLASGHIAAERLKQVFLREFRIALLVALACGIIGGIICWGLPRIVTFDNAEQAVEISALDIRVTLAFSVAMFSAIIVSTTLGLLLPFSFRKIGIDPAISSGPLVTTANDSISVAIYLSLTLLLVSL; from the coding sequence ATGGAACAAAAAGAGATAAAATCTTTAATAACCACAATTGAACAGCATCTTGAAGACGGAAACTACTCCGTAATTAAAGAGACTCTCGAAGATCTCCACATAGGTGATATCGCGGAAATTGTGGAATATGTGTCTAAAGAAGACCGGGTAGCTATTTTCTCTGTGCTTGACGTGGACGAAGCCTCTGAAGTTTTCGAAAAAGTCAACGAAGCAACACGAAACACTCTATTTGAAGAGCTCGATGAACACATTATCGTCGATATTATCCGCGAACTGCCTGCTGACGATGCGGTGGATGTGCTCAGTGAGCTGCCAAAAGAAAAAGCCAGACAATATATCCGAAAACTTATACGGATAGAGCCGGCACTTACCGCCAAGATCAGATACCTGATGCGATACGAAGAGGACACTGCCGGCGGTATTATGGATCCGGTTTTTGTTGCTGTAAAAGCAGACGCAACTATTCTCGAAGCCATCGAAGAAATCCGCAGCCAGGAAATCGACGAAGACTTTTTCGCGGTTTACGTGGTGGACAACGACGGAAAATACCTCGGCGATGTCAGGATTAGAAAACTCTTTACAGCCCCGCCGCAGACAAAAATAAAAGACCTCATAGAAGAAGACAGAATATACGTCACTGTTACCGATGACCAGGAACACGTAAGTAACACATTCTCGAGATACGACCTTATTACAGTACCGGTTGTGGACCAGGAAAACAGACTCGTCGGCCGAATTACTGCCGACATTATCCTCGAAGTTGCCAAAGAGGAGGCCGATGAAGACATTTACGCTATGGCGGGTACGGACCCGGACGAGCTTGAGAATACATCTGTATTCAACGCCGCGAGAATCCGGATGACATGGTTAGCACCGTGTCTGCTGGGAACAGCGGTTACGGCAACAGTAATTTTCGCGTTTAAAGACAAACTTTTCGTCGGAAACTTCAGTTACGTCTTCGGTATCGCAATGGCGTTTGTGCCTATGATAGCCGCAATAAGCGGAAACGCCGGCCTGCAGACCTCGGCAATTATTGTATGCGGCCTGGCCTCGGGGCATATCGCCGCGGAGAGGCTAAAACAGGTGTTTTTGCGTGAATTCAGAATAGCCCTCCTCGTTGCTCTGGCATGTGGAATCATCGGCGGCATAATATGCTGGGGTCTGCCCAGGATTGTAACTTTTGACAATGCTGAGCAGGCCGTGGAGATAAGCGCTCTTGATATCAGAGTTACACTGGCTTTTTCTGTTGCCATGTTCTCTGCGATAATCGTTTCGACAACTCTGGGACTGCTGCTTCCGTTTTCATTCCGAAAAATCGGCATCGACCCCGCAATCAGCTCAGGGCCGCTGGTTACCACCGCAAACGACTCGATCAGTGTGGCGATATACCTGAGCCTGACATTACTTCTGGTATCTTTGTAA
- a CDS encoding ubiquinone/menaquinone biosynthesis methyltransferase: MIDKKNIPAEFDKIARRYDIANRVISFGMDAGWKRRFVSMIPPDSRRILDIAAGTGDIAIKTARSLPEADLTAIDASENMLAAAADKAQKNGLANRINFQKADMLRLPFDDGSFDCVTMVYGLRNAADTAAAIREIHRVLRPGAAALIMEFTMPPAQPMRFLFGVYFRFIMPVIAAAFTGNLAAYRYLNKTVTEFYPPEKTAAIIKNAGFDVEKISLAGGAVWIFRTNKAD; the protein is encoded by the coding sequence ATGATAGATAAAAAAAACATACCGGCAGAGTTTGACAAAATCGCCCGCCGCTATGATATCGCCAACCGGGTTATATCATTCGGCATGGACGCGGGATGGAAACGAAGATTCGTATCGATGATACCCCCGGACAGCCGGCGTATTCTCGACATTGCCGCCGGCACGGGCGATATAGCAATTAAAACCGCCAGGTCCTTACCCGAGGCTGATTTAACAGCTATTGACGCTTCTGAAAACATGCTCGCCGCCGCCGCGGATAAAGCTCAAAAAAACGGCCTTGCAAACCGAATCAATTTCCAGAAAGCCGACATGCTCCGCCTGCCGTTTGACGACGGCTCTTTTGACTGCGTAACGATGGTTTACGGACTTAGAAACGCTGCCGACACTGCCGCCGCTATACGCGAGATTCACCGCGTGCTAAGACCCGGCGCCGCGGCGCTGATCATGGAGTTCACCATGCCGCCGGCACAGCCGATGCGGTTTTTATTCGGCGTGTATTTCCGGTTCATTATGCCGGTTATCGCCGCGGCATTTACGGGCAACCTGGCCGCTTACAGGTATCTGAATAAGACCGTTACAGAATTTTACCCGCCGGAGAAAACTGCCGCCATAATCAAAAACGCCGGTTTCGATGTTGAAAAAATCTCTCTTGCCGGCGGAGCTGTCTGGATTTTTCGAACAAATAAAGCTGATTGA
- a CDS encoding amidohydrolase family protein — MIFDCHTHITDESGSYNVEFADHAAGLGGMIVLARIGEDNRKVSELAAKFEKTVTFGFIDPSSEKKPAEAVEKIARKAGCRGLVVYCGETAMHPCHSSAMVAFEAAQRLGLPIFFHNECWGETSVLDYTQPVHLDELARTFPQLKMIIGSMARPFYSQTLELTSRHENVYGCLPIYPKRAWELYNTVISIFEAGAEDKILFGSGYPDNNAKESIEALLGLKLAFSETNLPWVGSADLRKLYERDCIEVLGLSVSHQEGQ, encoded by the coding sequence ATGATATTTGACTGCCATACACACATTACAGATGAATCCGGCTCTTACAATGTAGAGTTCGCGGACCACGCAGCCGGACTTGGAGGCATGATAGTGTTGGCACGAATCGGAGAAGATAACCGCAAGGTCAGTGAATTGGCCGCCAAGTTCGAAAAAACTGTAACATTCGGCTTTATTGACCCTTCCAGCGAGAAAAAGCCGGCAGAGGCTGTGGAAAAGATTGCCCGCAAGGCCGGCTGCCGGGGACTGGTTGTTTATTGCGGCGAAACTGCGATGCACCCATGCCATTCCAGTGCGATGGTTGCTTTCGAAGCTGCCCAGCGGCTTGGGCTGCCGATATTTTTTCACAATGAATGCTGGGGAGAGACTTCGGTGCTTGACTACACCCAGCCCGTGCATCTTGACGAGCTTGCCAGAACATTTCCACAACTAAAGATGATTATAGGTTCTATGGCCAGGCCGTTCTACAGCCAGACTCTTGAGCTGACCTCTCGCCATGAAAATGTATATGGCTGTCTGCCGATATATCCAAAGCGTGCGTGGGAGCTGTATAATACTGTGATTTCTATATTTGAGGCAGGCGCAGAGGATAAGATTCTCTTTGGTTCGGGATATCCGGACAATAATGCTAAAGAATCAATTGAGGCACTTCTCGGGCTCAAGCTGGCGTTTTCCGAGACAAATCTGCCGTGGGTGGGCAGCGCAGATCTGAGGAAGCTATACGAACGTGACTGTATTGAGGTGTTGGGCTTGTCAGTGTCGCATCAAGAGGGGCAGTAA
- the dtd gene encoding D-aminoacyl-tRNA deacylase, whose translation MIALVQRIAKAQVTVEEEITGSADAGLLVYIGVEKQDTDDDAAFIARKIPGLRIFPDDKDKMNLGLLDISGSILAISNFTLCGNCRKGRRPGYDNAAPPEQAERLFDLTIEMIRSRGVKVETGVFGAHMDIENTSDGPVNLILRSQNE comes from the coding sequence ATGATAGCACTTGTACAGAGAATCGCAAAAGCACAGGTAACAGTTGAAGAAGAGATCACCGGCTCTGCCGATGCGGGGCTGCTGGTTTATATCGGGGTCGAAAAACAAGACACTGATGATGACGCGGCATTTATTGCCCGCAAAATCCCAGGGCTGAGAATCTTCCCCGATGACAAGGACAAAATGAATCTGGGCCTGCTCGATATCAGCGGCTCAATCCTGGCAATCAGTAACTTTACGTTATGCGGAAACTGCCGCAAAGGTCGCCGCCCGGGATATGACAATGCCGCACCTCCGGAACAGGCCGAAAGGCTCTTTGACTTGACAATTGAGATGATTCGAAGCCGCGGCGTGAAAGTAGAAACCGGCGTTTTCGGCGCTCATATGGACATCGAAAACACCTCTGACGGGCCTGTAAACCTTATATTGCGTTCCCAAAACGAATAA
- a CDS encoding YggS family pyridoxal phosphate-dependent enzyme gives MAARTIKDNLKRIEENINTACGKSGRSRDEITLIAVTKTVGIQEIIEVIAAGYTELGENRLPHLEEVATLTAEYIENNQPETKVNWHMIGHLQRNKVRKLLPISQTIHSVDSLRLAAEINSTAQKYNITAEIFLQANCSGEQQKYGIEPAETVELAGQIGEMPNIKLAGVMTMAAFTDNEAQIRKTFIRAREIFEQIRGSGISPETCKYLSMGMTNDYTIAVEEGATHLRIGSAIFN, from the coding sequence ATGGCAGCCAGGACAATAAAAGACAACCTAAAACGAATTGAGGAAAACATCAATACCGCCTGCGGCAAAAGTGGAAGAAGCCGCGACGAGATAACCCTCATTGCCGTCACAAAAACCGTCGGCATACAGGAAATCATCGAGGTCATCGCCGCAGGCTATACTGAACTGGGCGAAAACAGACTCCCGCATCTCGAAGAGGTCGCAACACTTACAGCAGAATACATCGAAAACAACCAGCCCGAAACAAAAGTCAACTGGCACATGATCGGCCATCTCCAGCGTAACAAAGTGCGAAAACTTCTGCCGATTTCCCAGACCATACACTCGGTTGACAGCCTCAGGCTCGCCGCAGAAATAAATTCCACTGCCCAGAAGTACAATATCACCGCTGAAATATTCCTCCAGGCCAACTGCTCCGGCGAACAGCAGAAATACGGCATCGAACCGGCAGAGACGGTTGAGCTGGCAGGTCAAATCGGCGAAATGCCCAACATCAAACTTGCCGGTGTGATGACCATGGCGGCGTTTACAGACAATGAAGCTCAGATTCGCAAGACGTTCATCCGTGCAAGGGAGATCTTCGAGCAGATACGCGGCAGCGGAATCAGCCCCGAGACCTGCAAATACCTGAGCATGGGTATGACAAACGACTACACCATCGCCGTCGAGGAAGGCGCAACGCACCTGCGTATCGGCTCGGCGATATTTAACTGA
- a CDS encoding cation acetate symporter: MIALFFGTATLPHVLIRHYTVPDSTAARRSIIVAISAIGLFYILTLFLGLGAIANGVLNPETDNMSAPLLARSFGGVLFAIITALAFATVLGSVSGLIVAASGAVANDLLDRFFKRSMTEKTKVLAAKLTAVTVGILAVILGILFKGVNVGFLVGWEFAVAASANFPAIIMVHFWKRTTAPGIISSIFVGIIVSLGIIMAGPDMFRLSGFQKQMRGYPWAAGNYFDAA; this comes from the coding sequence ATGATTGCGCTCTTTTTCGGAACAGCCACCCTTCCTCATGTGCTTATAAGGCATTACACTGTCCCAGACTCCACTGCTGCCAGACGATCCATCATCGTTGCCATTTCAGCTATCGGGCTCTTCTACATACTCACTCTTTTCCTTGGACTTGGAGCGATTGCTAACGGTGTCCTGAACCCGGAAACGGATAACATGTCCGCACCCCTACTGGCCCGCAGCTTTGGCGGGGTACTATTTGCCATAATTACCGCACTGGCATTTGCTACCGTGCTCGGCTCTGTTTCGGGGCTGATTGTCGCCGCCTCGGGAGCAGTGGCTAATGACCTGTTAGACAGATTCTTTAAGCGGTCAATGACAGAAAAGACAAAGGTACTTGCCGCCAAGCTCACAGCTGTAACAGTGGGCATTTTGGCTGTAATACTCGGTATTCTTTTTAAAGGCGTGAATGTAGGATTTCTCGTGGGGTGGGAGTTCGCTGTTGCAGCTTCGGCCAATTTCCCCGCTATCATCATGGTACACTTCTGGAAACGAACCACTGCCCCGGGCATTATATCTTCTATTTTTGTAGGGATCATTGTATCACTTGGAATCATAATGGCAGGCCCAGACATGTTCAGGCTTTCGGGCTTTCAGAAACAAATGCGTGGATACCCCTGGGCAGCCGGCAATTATTTCGATGCCGCTTAG
- a CDS encoding type I phosphomannose isomerase catalytic subunit — MELYAYKFEPIFKDYIWGGRKLGEIFNKPIPENTITAESWELADQAEGRSVIANGPLAGKTLNDVIKTYPKTVTGTDKPLESFPLLIKLLDAQSVLSVQVHPDAQTCRRMETGSPKTECWYIIDAPADGYIYKGLKPGTTREQFKDAINNGTCEDCLVKVPVKIGECHFLPSGTVHAIGPNLVIAEIQQPSNTTYRVFDWNRVDKRTGEPRQLHVEEAIESTKFDLDESVLTVRSEGRLVDADEFKVDKIDLGPGDDQYTMAGELEIYVIISGSGKAAAYGSDTAETEFTKGDTLFIPAEMTGALTAAEDTQMLRITLPDIIK, encoded by the coding sequence TTGGAACTTTACGCGTACAAATTTGAACCTATTTTCAAAGACTACATCTGGGGCGGCCGCAAACTCGGCGAAATTTTCAACAAACCCATCCCAGAGAACACGATAACTGCAGAAAGCTGGGAGCTGGCAGACCAGGCCGAAGGCCGCAGCGTCATCGCCAACGGCCCGCTCGCCGGAAAAACTCTAAACGATGTTATAAAGACTTATCCCAAAACGGTTACCGGCACTGATAAGCCGCTCGAATCTTTCCCGCTGCTGATAAAACTGCTTGATGCCCAATCGGTACTCAGCGTCCAGGTTCACCCCGACGCACAGACCTGCCGCCGCATGGAAACCGGCAGTCCCAAAACCGAATGCTGGTACATAATCGACGCTCCGGCAGACGGTTACATCTACAAAGGCCTCAAGCCCGGCACGACCAGAGAGCAGTTCAAAGACGCGATAAACAACGGTACCTGCGAGGATTGCCTGGTCAAGGTACCGGTTAAAATCGGCGAGTGCCATTTTCTCCCCTCGGGCACCGTGCACGCTATCGGGCCCAACCTTGTAATCGCAGAGATTCAGCAGCCCTCCAACACCACCTACAGGGTCTTTGACTGGAACCGCGTTGACAAACGCACCGGAGAGCCTCGTCAGCTTCATGTAGAAGAGGCCATCGAGAGCACTAAGTTTGACCTTGACGAATCCGTCCTGACCGTCCGCAGTGAAGGCAGACTCGTAGATGCCGACGAGTTCAAGGTTGACAAAATTGATCTTGGCCCGGGCGATGACCAGTACACAATGGCAGGCGAGCTCGAAATTTATGTCATCATCAGCGGCAGCGGCAAAGCGGCGGCATACGGAAGCGATACCGCAGAAACCGAGTTCACCAAAGGCGATACGCTGTTTATCCCTGCTGAAATGACCGGGGCACTGACAGCAGCCGAAGATACACAAATGCTCAGAATAACCCTGCCCGATATCATTAAATAA
- a CDS encoding LamG-like jellyroll fold domain-containing protein — protein sequence MNIKLAFLIAFLAVSACFLRAATLPEPQNGQSGVFPDPLLSWTQQLNATANIVYIGTNLLDVQTATPGDPRGVLAASLPCGVTEYEPGLLVPETLYYWRVDHDPDGVEKGQIWSFTTSSGKTVSHYPADGAAGVDMDTAFRWRNGLRSLLFDVYLGYDYEQVLTAGTTSKYYLGRNESGIMFPEFKLSKTYYWRVDSVHPDGLISGNVLTFTSLMASEIVLENFNGYSNSAELKTEWAVSGGFDIALETDPAKTYQGNAMRITKSDAGSAVLTVSPIPDWKEGGTSSLSFWLMSDYNLSALHVTLHSNGDYARQRITGSQQRAAGWWRQIVFDLEGFSGIDLEDVESMDITFTPISEAQGDVWIDHITLQPPRCIQEYLPAGDFNGDCRIDIKDMMLFSQKWLEQDRTVYSSSPAVENLTAYYSFDEGSGIILNDLSGNGNTAVVDMPGSNNWSLNGYSGGCMNFDGTFGISILNPVLSSEHGFTVSMWVQTQDSFPAGGSAAVEMGTGSPDQDTGDFSWQSTQYQTRQSDFFDGWAHYAFVKDISRQRLSIYRDGLLLSQKSVEITEEPAGGQTRIGAPIGTEGEFFIGCMDELRIYSAPLSQSEILWLFAGSGEELLQPLTPAVSPADPNKDGIIDLLDFAQIIKNWNRQIFWP from the coding sequence ATGAACATAAAACTTGCATTTTTAATAGCATTTCTCGCGGTATCAGCCTGTTTCCTGCGGGCGGCAACTTTACCAGAACCCCAAAACGGCCAAAGCGGGGTTTTTCCCGATCCCCTGCTGTCATGGACCCAACAGCTAAACGCCACAGCGAACATCGTTTACATCGGAACAAACCTTCTTGATGTGCAGACAGCTACACCCGGCGACCCGCGAGGTGTACTCGCGGCAAGTCTGCCCTGCGGTGTAACAGAATATGAGCCGGGGCTTCTTGTTCCCGAGACGTTGTATTACTGGCGGGTTGACCACGACCCGGACGGCGTCGAAAAGGGGCAGATATGGTCTTTTACAACGTCTTCGGGCAAAACAGTTTCTCATTACCCTGCCGACGGGGCAGCAGGCGTTGATATGGACACTGCTTTCCGCTGGCGAAACGGCTTGAGAAGCCTTTTATTTGACGTTTACTTGGGCTATGATTACGAGCAGGTGCTAACCGCCGGCACAACCTCGAAATACTATCTGGGCAGAAACGAGAGCGGAATCATGTTCCCCGAGTTCAAGCTCTCCAAAACGTATTACTGGCGGGTTGACAGCGTGCACCCCGACGGCCTCATCAGCGGGAATGTGCTCACGTTTACATCGCTTATGGCATCAGAAATCGTTCTTGAGAATTTTAACGGCTACTCCAACAGCGCTGAACTGAAAACAGAATGGGCCGTTTCAGGCGGATTTGATATCGCACTGGAAACAGACCCCGCCAAAACGTACCAGGGCAATGCAATGCGTATAACCAAAAGTGATGCGGGTTCAGCAGTACTTACTGTTTCCCCAATTCCTGACTGGAAAGAGGGCGGCACTTCCTCGCTTTCGTTCTGGCTTATGTCGGATTACAACCTTTCGGCACTTCATGTAACACTCCACAGCAACGGCGATTATGCCCGCCAGCGAATAACTGGCTCTCAGCAGCGAGCCGCGGGCTGGTGGAGGCAGATAGTTTTTGATCTCGAAGGTTTCAGCGGCATAGACCTGGAAGATGTAGAATCCATGGATATCACATTTACTCCCATATCCGAAGCCCAGGGGGATGTATGGATAGACCATATCACTCTCCAGCCGCCGCGGTGCATTCAGGAATATTTGCCGGCAGGCGATTTCAACGGCGATTGCAGGATAGATATAAAGGACATGATGTTATTTTCGCAGAAATGGCTCGAACAGGACAGGACCGTTTACTCAAGCAGCCCTGCAGTTGAAAACCTGACAGCATATTACAGCTTCGATGAAGGCTCGGGGATAATACTCAATGACCTCTCCGGCAACGGCAATACCGCCGTGGTTGATATGCCAGGCTCGAATAACTGGAGTCTAAACGGCTATTCAGGCGGCTGTATGAATTTTGACGGAACCTTCGGGATTTCGATTCTCAATCCGGTTCTTAGCTCGGAACATGGCTTCACCGTCTCGATGTGGGTACAGACGCAGGACTCTTTTCCTGCCGGCGGCTCGGCAGCGGTCGAAATGGGAACGGGCTCCCCGGATCAGGATACAGGCGACTTTTCATGGCAGTCAACCCAATACCAGACGCGGCAAAGCGACTTTTTCGATGGTTGGGCACATTACGCTTTTGTAAAGGACATCAGCCGACAAAGACTGAGCATCTACAGAGACGGGCTTCTGCTTTCACAAAAATCAGTTGAAATCACAGAAGAACCTGCCGGCGGGCAGACACGAATAGGCGCTCCGATCGGCACGGAAGGCGAATTCTTTATCGGCTGTATGGACGAGCTTCGAATATACTCAGCACCGCTAAGCCAAAGTGAGATACTCTGGCTATTTGCAGGCAGCGGCGAAGAACTCCTTCAGCCGCTGACTCCGGCAGTATCGCCGGCTGACCCAAACAAAGACGGAATTATCGATTTACTCGATTTCGCTCAAATAATCAAAAACTGGAACAGGCAGATTTTCTGGCCATAA